In Lolium rigidum isolate FL_2022 chromosome 7, APGP_CSIRO_Lrig_0.1, whole genome shotgun sequence, the DNA window tttttaaagtttgacaaaatttatacataaaaatacgaacatttacaatactgaatcaatatcaatagatcaCAAAGTATACTTTCTTAATATGCTCATTCGATATTATAgatgtaaatatttgggaaaaatatTTAGTCAAAGTTGTAAGATttaacttttgactaatccttagatgCCTTATATTTTTAGGACCGAGGGAGTATCAATTATATTGATTGCATAGTCGATTCATCACATATATAATCATTTGGACATGGTACCGCTGCTAGCTATACAACAGATATACGAAGTAGATGATTAGACGTCTTCTTGGTTGCGTCTTTGCCTCTTTAGAGTTGTTGATTTCGTCAAGTGAAGCGCACTGGTGAACTTCATCAAATGAGACGCAATGGTGAACATTCTCAAGTGAAGTGCATCAAATGGTTGTTGAACATCAATATCATTCATGTAAAAATATAGAAACACACAAAAGAGCTAGGAACAAATGATCGCAACTCAAATTATTAGTGGAATTACCCATAAATAGCATGAACTGCATTAAGCGGAAATCGCCAGCTACACCGCGACGCGGACTAGAAGGCAAAATGTTGGGAGGCAATCGTCTCCCTTCGCTTTATTTTTTATGAAAGATTTAGGAGCGAAGGGAGAGGAAAGCCATTGCTCTTGGTTACATCTTTGTCTGTATGTTATTAGCAGATGCTTATAACATGACTAAAGATTAGTACCTAGACTTCTTATGCAGTGTCACCAAAATAGTattcctattatacaaaatagtACAATGTTAATTGTGAAGAAATAATCAACTTGTTCCACATGTGCATGGATCTGATGTACATTCTACCACATAAACAACTTCAAACACATGGTGTAATATATATTCGGTAATAATTTTCACTGAATATGCACATATTTGGTCACAAATACATGCTACTAACACATATGCCCAAATCAATTTGTCCAAGATGTGCACAGATCTGGTCATAAATACAAGATATCTAACACATGCACATAGATTTGGTAATCATTTTTTACAAATATAGAACCGGTAAACACACATTCTATCCGTCCATATCTTAAACATACATCCGGTAAAACGCACTAAGATACAACATGCAcagaagatccaaatcatacatagGAGTTAAATTTTTGGTACGTATATATGTATACCTTCTCGACGGAAACCATACGGCTGGTGTTGTCCATGGTGGAGGGCGATGATGAGCCGGGATGACCGGTATTAGACCGCCCGGAGATTCATGAGCCAACTGCTGCTGCAGGGCCGTCGGGGAGGTCATTGGCATTGCAGCAAAAAAATGCCTCCCATAACATAAGGTCTTGCTTCCGCCTCACCGACCACATGATATTCCGGGTAGCAGATCAAAAGAAGTTAGGCGACTGTCGACGGAGTGGTGGTTGCACAGCTGGTCCAAATATATACCATGAAGAGGGTATGATTAGGTAGGATGGGCCATTATGGGCCTTCATTTTTCCACACGGTAAGTTACAAGTTAATCGTGCGCGATGAGACACTTCGCACATCATTGCTTAAGGATCAATTGTGTGTGATGTGGTGCATCGCACTCGCACACGGTTGCTTAAGGATCAATTGTGTGTGATATGATGCATCACACACGTTTATTGGATGATGCATCACGTGCGATTCATTTTGGACAAAGTGTGTTTACgagaacaaacaaacaaaatgtGATGTAAAAAACAAGTGAGCGAGGCATCATGAGACATAGTTCATAATATTTGGTTATAGGCCGGAAGGGTCCAATCAAACATGGTTGTTGCCCTAGCTACCTATTATAAAAGATCACTAACTTAACACATTACAAGTTAATATTAAATACTCATGGCACACACTACCTAATTAATTACTATTACTCTACATTTAGTAGTAGTGAGTACGTGCTCATTCACTACATAGTAAACGGCGATGACAATGACATTGGCGAGTGCAGCTGCGCCCTTCCCAAAGCTTGATGCTCCGTCTTCTAAGGCCTTGCGCCTTGCCGCACTGGCTTCCCTAGTGCGCCGAATCTCGTCGAACTTTTCGAAGGGAAACTCCAGATAGCGCAATGCACGGATTGGTCCGTGTAGAGAGGGTTGTTGCGGCTTCTTGGCTCGCTGCTGCTGTTTGAGGACATACTCCAACGACTGCTCCACCACCATATGCTCCTGGATTAGCTCCTCCATGAACTCAAGGTCATCCGCCGCTTCTTGGTTTGGTGGCGACAGAGAACTCAAGGAGGACCAGCTAGAGAGGGTGGAGGAGGAGCCACCATCGTAGTTTCACGATGACGGAGaactaggaggaggaggcgcaTGCTCAACAATCGGCGGCGTTGGTTGCGCCGTAGGGTACCGCGGGACGCAAGAAATATGAGCGGTCTGCTTAGTACGAACCATATGAAATCTACTGTGGTTATTCGGAGGTTAGCTCGATGCCAAGAGGGGTCGCCGCGGCACACAACTTCATATAGAGGACGATGCTCTGCCTCGTCGGCATTGAATGGTACTGTGGAGTGGCCACAAGGCTACATGTGTTCAAAACAAGCCTAGATGAAAACTTTGCGGGAACTCGCTAGACAAGACTGTAGTTTTTCCGCTTCTTTGAGATATTTTGAAATATCAATTCAGCGGAAAATGGTAAAATCGATGGAATATCTCACAAAAAAATTTAGATTAAAAACTATTTCCTACTATTACACACAATTTATATATAACATGTGGTGTGTTTTAGAGATGAGAAAAAGAGACGGGTTGAAATAAGAAAATGTCGCAAAAAATTCGCACACGATTGTCCTGTTCCTGATCGTATGCATTAACCTCGTTTGCATTGCCTCGTTTGCATTGACGATTATTTTTGGTGAAACCGTGTGTGGCAGTTTCGTTACGGCTCAGTAGCAACTTCCATGTGCTTTATAGCCGCACATCGGACTTTTTAGACTACAAAAGCACACGATTTATGTTTTCGGGCGTTAGCGTTGTTACTCACCACACACGAAAGGGCACGTCGAGTTGTGCATTAGGTGCATCTTCTGGGGTCTAGTCCATCTTCGTATTCATCGCTCTGGTTATAGGTTTGATTCTTTCAATCAATGGTTATCATCATTGATGatgtttgtttcgttggggcgcaTATTTTTTGAGGTCTTAGAGGATATTATTACGTATGTCTAATATAACAAGCTCTATTTCAGCAAGCAATTGCGACACCACGTCTTCAGCTAGCTTTAGTGTTTGTAGTTATCGCTAGTGGACCAAAGATTTATTTGTAATTTTATTACTTTTGGTGTTTTTTATTTGAACGGATGGAGTAATAATGAGTtctcaaaaagagaaaaaaacgGCTTCAAGTATAAAGTCAAGGGGGAGAGAATGAGATTAGAGAAGTCGCCGTAAGGGATAGTGAAGCCGATCAGGCGAGATACACAACAGTCGCCGGCGGGGGACAGGAAAGGAGGATCCGGGTACGGCATGGATGACTTCTACGTCACTATCCCATACGGCCTGGTTGTCCTCGGCGGCGGCATCGCCGGTTACGTGAAGCGGGGGAGCGCGGCGTCGCTGGCCGCCGGTGCAGGATTCGGGGGCgcgctcctcctcgccggcgcgcTCAGCATCTGGGCCTTCGCGAGCCACTCTAGGTCCCTCTTCGCCACCGTCCTCCAGACCGGTCCGTTACTGCTACTACTAATTCCTCCCACCCATCCCCTCTTCATTTTCGTCGTCCTTGTACGGGGGTTAGCTGATACTCGTTAGATAGCTATATTGGCTCTGTTGACTAATAACACTGGACAGTAGTGAGTAGATAAATCTGATATTTAGGGCAGCGCAGGGACGCCACGCATCCTGCATTTACGTTTGCATCGGGTCTAAATGTAGACGATGCAAATTTTCAGATGCAGTATCCTAGGACGTGTTTTAATCTTCAGTTAAGAATTTAATCAATTGGGTAGGGAGAGACCAGAGGCTAAATGTTTAAGATTCCGTATGCTGGAACTCCCCTAATTTACATGAATAAGGCAAAAATTCTTAGATGGGCAAGCAATATGGTTGCAATGTATTGGGCCCAACTTGCATACATCACCATGATTGAAAAACATTTCGGAGAATACTTAGAACACTATTTCTGGAAAGTTAAATGGTGGTGCACCATTTAATTCCTGAAAGTTAAACCGGCTGAAAGTTTTAGACAAATTTGTGCTCTTCTAATGTTCCTTTTGGTAGTGTCTTACATTTGCCTATGTTCTCACATGGATTCTTCGCGTATCATATTGTGATGCTCCATTTGCCCAGGTTGCATCCTCTCCAGTGTGTGAATCCACagaatgaaaaaggaaaaaaaaacttaatGCAACACTTGTCTTCGGAACGAAGACTGCCACTTTTGCCAGCATGGCTCTACAATTTAGGCCCTGTTCGATGGCTATATTGTTGTTCCAATAGAAGATATCTTACTAGTGAATGCTCTAGACCATCTATTTTCTCTCTGTAGTCAAACTTTATCTTATAAATTTATTGTTCAACAGTTTGTGCTGCAGCATTAACAATAGTTATGGGAATAAGATACATGAAAACAAGAAAGGTAATGCCAGCTGGAATAGTTGCTATGATCAGGTTCGTCCCAAAGTCCCTCTTTATCTCATGTGCATGTTCTCTATAAGTAGTCTGGATGATGCAATACTATTTATTGTGCTAGGTGACTGTAACTCTAAATTGGTTTACAGAATGTTTTGGTTTCTGTATACCTGAACTTATAGCCTAACTTGTACTTACTGAAACCCAAAATATTTGCTACCTAACCAGTTCTATTCGTTTTTATATTTCATTCAACTCCTACAGTCCTAATCCCAACTCCATCATTCCACTAAGCCTAACTTTAGTTGTCCTTATCTCATGTTGACAAAGGGACCAAGCCTGTTTGAAGATAATGTTTCCTTACTTCATTTAGGTGCTCTGGAGTATTAGAAATGCCAAGCTCTGCTTATTTGAATCCAATGAGTGTTATGATAAAATCATAACATAACAGGCTTTTAAATTTAGCTTTGTATTGTTATGTTCCAATTTGTTTCTTCGGGAGCCTTTTGTCCTCACATTCCTCTGTGCCTTTGAAAGCATAGTACCACAGCTGTAATCATTCAAAGATTGCTCTTATGTACCATGTGTCTAAATCACATGAATTAGTTCAACTTTTATTAAAAAATGCATTCTTCCCTTGTAAATCTAGAGGCCACAAGGGACCTTGAGATTTCTGTACAGGAGTACGTATCCCACTCATAACAGGcgcatgccattcataacagactTTCCCTGCTTCCTTCAGTGGTTATAAATTGCGATTTTCATGCCATCACAACAAGGTCTCGGAAAAACAATAGTGGCTACCAGAATCACTACCTGTCTTGGAACATATGTTGCATGAATTTGTTTTATGTCAATTAAACGCTATCTCTGTAGAGCAGAAGTGATCATGCTTTACAAAGCGCGAAGTCAAACTTGTTTGTCAATGTTTACTAGTTAGTGAAAGAATATTTAGGTTGGTTAGGTGAAAACCATAGCACTTAATTTTCATGAAAAGTACTTTCATAGTATGAAAAATTCTTATATGCATTTTCTTACATAGTTATACAAAAAGTAATGGTCAAAATTGTGTATATA includes these proteins:
- the LOC124674778 gene encoding protein FATTY ACID EXPORT 6-like, translating into MDDFYVTIPYGLVVLGGGIAGYVKRGSAASLAAGAGFGGALLLAGALSIWAFASHSRSLFATVLQTVCAAALTIVMGIRYMKTRKVMPAGIVAMISALALIFYVYKISNGGNEVYFPVTAE